The Faecalibacterium sp. I3-3-33 DNA window TTGGGCGGTGAGCTTGCCCGTTTTCATGGACAGGGCAATGGTTTTCTGGGTGACTTCTTCCTGCATTCAGCAATCCTCCTTGGCAGGTAGTCGGAAAAGCGGTAGCTAAGGTGGAACCACCAGCCGCCGCAGGTAAAGGGTTCTCATGGGTGGACGCTCCTTTCGGTCAGTTGTTGGGCGGGCGGCCCCAATCAGGCTGCGCCATATCGTGCGCCACAAGGGACGCATAGTAGCTGTTGATGGTGCTGGGCGCGTTAAAAAGCATGGCCCGCAGGTATTGCTTGATGTTGCGGACTTTGGTGGTGTTGTCCCGCAGGCAGTCCATGACGAACTCGATGTGATGGCTGTCCAGTTTCAGGAACTTGGCCTTGACCAACTCTGCCGGGTAATCGTCCCCGGCCACCCGGATGGACTTGCGGTTGGTGCAGACGGTTTCCAGCAGGATGTCCACGATCTCGTCCAGTTGCTCCCGGTCTATCCGGGGATTCTGGATGAGGGTGTCATACTCGATGTTCTCCAAAATCAGGTCCCGGTAGATTTGATAGGCCGCTTCCTTTCGGCTTCCTGTCCGTTCCGGCGGCGGTGCCGCTGCCTCGTCCTCGTCCAAAGGCAAGGGGTTTGGGGAATGGATCGGAATGGAATCGGTATTTAATCCCTCTTTCTTTTGTTTTTCTGTAATTAGTTTATCTTTATTTAATTGCATTGGATTTTCCAACGTAGGGTTTTCCTGCGTGGGCTTCTCCAACGTTGGATTTTCCAATGTAGGTGAAACCGATGCAGGAATGGGCTGCGGCAGCTCAAAGATCACATAGTCTGCACCGCGCAGCCGCCCTTTCTCATCCCGTTCTCTGGAACGCTGGATGTAGCCTGCCTGTTCCAGTTCCCGGATAGCCTGCCGTATCGCGTCGATGCTTTCCCGGTTGATACGGGCCAGCCCTTGCAGGGTGTAGTCCCAATCTTCCGGCAGGGAGAGCATTTGGGAGAGTAAGCCCTTGGCTTTCAGGGACAAGGCCCGGTTCCGCAGGTGGTGGTTTGACATGACCGTGTAGCCGCTGTTCTTTTCTACCCGAAAAACTGCCATTTCACGGATGCCTCCTTTCGTTGTAAACAAAAAAGCAGCGTCCATTTGCTCCCGGTGATGGGAGAAGTGAACGCTGCGCGTACTTGATAATTTTTAGGTTGTGTGGTATATAAAAGGCAACTGTTTTTTCAATACAGCTGCCCATCGGGGGTGCGATACAAGCAAGTTGCTATCCGATGGCCTCAAAAACAAATTGTACTACGATGGTTTTTGAAAAGTTCTGTATCACTACTCGCACCAAACAATGAAAATCCGAACCTTTTCTCGATAGGAGAAGGGTTCGGATTTTTTGTTTTCTTCGGAAACGAAAACAAGGGCTCTTCCCTGACGGCTGTGTGTCCGAAACCTTATCAGAAAAAAGACCGCGTCACAAAGGTCACAACTGTAAAGGTGCCGTAAGGCGGAAAGGACATAAACATGAAGTACGATGCAAGAGCTTGCCATTTCAACATGGACACCGGCTGTGTGGAACTACTGCTCCGGGATGGGCGCAAAATTTCCATTGACTGCACCGGGGTCGAGGATGCGTTGGACGTGACCATGGCCCAGAGGTCAGAGTTAGACTACCTCATCTACAATGACCCACTGGGCTATGCCGATTTGATTTTGAACGGCAATCCGAAGGAATATTTGAAAAACGTAACCGAGAGCCATGGCTTAGAAGATTAAGAATAGCAAAACAGGGCGTATCTCTTTTTATGGGATGCGCCCTGTTCTTTTATGCCTGTTTTTTCTGTGCTTCTGCAAACATCCGGGCAATCTCCGTGCCGGATTCCTGCATTCCACGATTCATCCACTCATGTACCCAGCCATATAGCATATAACCGATGGCAGAATTCAGATAAGCCAACCCGTTGGGAATCTCCGGCGAACGGTCAAAATAGCCGAGGATCGTTTCCAGCATGATATTGGAAAGCCCTGCATGGTACAATGCAAGGTAAAATTCAGCATGGTCCTTGTAAAAATCCAGCAAACTGACGAGCCATAGATTATCCTGACCCGGTGTGCCATCAGGATGCTCATGGTCAAAATTTGTCTTCCATTCATTGGTCAGACGCACAGACTCCTGCTGTAATACGTCCTCTTTGCTTGCGAAATTACGGTAAAAAGATGCCCGCCCAACACCGGCAGCATCCACCAGCGCCTGAATGCTGATGGACGCAAAGTCCTGTGTGTGCATCAATTCCAGCAGCGCAGACAGAATGTGCTGCCGCACATAGGTGTTCTTTTCCTGATTGTTCATGTTCTTCATGGGATGATACAAACGCCCTTCTTTGTCTCATTTTGGCTGAGACGATTGACTCAGCACTGTTTTGATGATACACTCGTCCCATCGAAAAGTCAAGAAGAAAGGAGTTCACAATGAATTTGACGAAAAAGCGATTGTTGATTTTGTTCATCGTCATCATTTTCGGAGCAGTCTTAGGGCGGCTGGCTGTTCGCGCTGGGCTGAATCTGCTGCTGGGCGGCACGCTGTTTGGAGGGAATATTCTGTGAAAACACTGAAATGGGGATTGCTCTATACTGCTGCGTTTCTTGCGGCTTTTGTCGGCTCTGCTTTACTCAAAATAAACAGCGACCCGACCCACGGCAAATACAACACCCGTTGGGATGAAACGATCGGCAAGGCATACACCGATTTGCCTTATGGAGAGGGTGCCGCCAACAAGTTTGATCTTTATGTACCGGCTGACAAAAGTCAGGATGCATACGGTCTTGTGGTCTATCTTCACGCCGGTGGATTTACCGGCGGAGACAAAGCCGGTGACGCCGAGATGCTGAAATGGCTGTGCAGCAAAGGCTATGTGGCGGCAGGAATCAACTACACATTGTTTACGGAAGAAAACCCGGATGCCAGCGTATACAGCCAGTCGGAGGAGATCAAAGCCGCCATGCCCTCTGTGGTTGCAGCAGCCGAAAAACTGGGGTATAAACTTGACCGGATGGCTATTTCCGGCGGCAGCGCAGGTGGATGTCTTGCGCTGATCTATGCCTACCGGGATGCCGACACCTCGCCGCTTCCGGTCAAAATGGTATTTGAAGCAGTCGGCCCCGGCAGCTTTCATGTGGAGGATTGGGGTATCTTCGGTCTCGACCAAAGCCCGGAGGCCGCCGCAGGACTGTTCAGTGTAATGTCCGGTCAGGCGCTGACCCCGGAAGATATCACATCCGGTGCCTATCTGGACGCAGTCAAACCGATCTCTGCTGACCGCTGGGTCACAAAGGATACGGTGCCCTCTGTCCTCTGCTACGGCGCACACGACAAGATGCAGCCCTTTGCCGCATCTAAACCGTTGGTCGCCGCACTGGAAAAGAACGGAGTAGATTACCGGTATTTCGTAGCGAAGCATTCCGGCCATGGGTTGCAAAACGACAATAAGGTCTATATGGAGTATCTGGATGCCGTAGTGGAATATCTGGACAAGTACATGAAGGACTGACCTTGTGTAAAGGATAACCGTTCAGGAGGCTGCCATGCAAAAGAAAGATCTTCTGGTCGTGGCAATTATCGTGATTGCCGCCATCGTTTTGGGGGCAATATGCGGAAAGCTGCTATTGGATAACATCATATGAGACGGAAAGCAAAAATAATCGTGTACACCGGAATATTTGTTCTGGTGTTTCTTGCTGCTGCACTGGCAAGGGTCTATCTGCTGGGAAGTGCACCGGAACGACTGGTAAAATCGCTGGGGCAGGATCTGACCGGCACGGTTTTCAGAGATCAGAACTACGAAAACGAGAACGGAAACCGGTACGACCTTTATATTCCCGCCGGACTGGACAGGATGCAGGATCAGAATCTGATCCTCTATATCCACGGGGGAAGCTTCAATTCCGGTTCAAAAGCTGACGGTGAAACATGGTGCAGATACTATGCTGCACAGGGGTACATTACCGCTTCCGTGGATTACACCTTGCAGATGCACGGAAAAGATGCGTCCATTTATCAGATGAACAAAGAAATCGAAAACGCAGTTCGGGCAATTCGGCAAAGGACGGAGGAACTGGGGTATCATATTGCAGGAATGGCTCCGTTTGGGGTGTCCGCAGGCGGGACCTTGGCGATGAATCTGGCTTATAGTGGAAATTCTGCGATCCCGGTCAGATTTGTTTTCCAAGTGGCTGCCCCCACATACTTTGAGCCGTCCGAGTGGCCCCTGCTCATGAAGGTGGACAAACTCACATCGGCGCACGACTTCTGCAGGATGATGACCGGAAAGGAATTGGAGGATTATACACAGGAGATTCGGAAAATCTCTCCGGCAGGCATCGTGAAGGATGATTCTGTGCCGTCGTTGATCGCCTATGGTCGAATCGATCATTGTGTCCCTGTGAACCAAAAATATTATCTGATGGGAGCGTACATTCTGCACAACGTTCCATACGACTATATTGAATTTCCGAAGTCTAACCATGGGATGTATAATGATCCGGATAAGCTGCAGGAATTTCTGGAAAAGTCTTTGGAATATGCCGAGCGTTATTTCACCGATTGATCCGCATGGGCTGAGGAGGAATTGTGTCAATTTGACACAATTCCTCCTCGTCCGTTCTAAGCAGGGTTTGGGGCAGGCACGCCCCAACAAGATCACATCAAAACTCGCTAGAGTTTGAGAAGTGAAGTCCCGATGGAGCACAAGATTTTCAAGAATTGAAAATTTGTGGCCACGGGACGGTTCTTGCCCTCTACCGCTGCGCTCAAAACGCATTTTCAACAAATGTTTCCGAATTGTTAAGGCGCAAAAATAAGTAGAGAGTTCCACTGCTCGTGTATGTTGATCGCCGTTTGCTCCGAACGAAGTTCCTGCCCCTGTTTGTGCAGCGGCGTTGTCTGGCTCGCTCACGGAAAGTGTGAGGTCGTGGCACAGTATCACGTTCAGACGGCTTATGAAGGATTCAAGGTACAGTATGAAGAAAGCCGGGCGCAGTGCGGACACTACGTCTTGCTTCTTTCAAGCACAAGAATAACGCTTTGAGGTTGTGCTGTCAACAACCGAAAACAAATTTTGGAAGATTGAACAACTACATAAGATTTTATTTGTGAAAAAGAAAAATACCGCCCATGCAGCGCAGCGATGATTTTGTCGGGTGAATCGGCGGCAAAATGAATCGGGTGTGTTGCGGGGCGGTTAATTCTTTCGGGGTCTTTTCCTCACTGAAGTGGTGGGTCTC harbors:
- a CDS encoding DUF6017 domain-containing protein — encoded protein: MAVFRVEKNSGYTVMSNHHLRNRALSLKAKGLLSQMLSLPEDWDYTLQGLARINRESIDAIRQAIRELEQAGYIQRSRERDEKGRLRGADYVIFELPQPIPASVSPTLENPTLEKPTQENPTLENPMQLNKDKLITEKQKKEGLNTDSIPIHSPNPLPLDEDEAAAPPPERTGSRKEAAYQIYRDLILENIEYDTLIQNPRIDREQLDEIVDILLETVCTNRKSIRVAGDDYPAELVKAKFLKLDSHHIEFVMDCLRDNTTKVRNIKQYLRAMLFNAPSTINSYYASLVAHDMAQPDWGRPPNN
- a CDS encoding DUF6061 family protein; amino-acid sequence: MKYDARACHFNMDTGCVELLLRDGRKISIDCTGVEDALDVTMAQRSELDYLIYNDPLGYADLILNGNPKEYLKNVTESHGLED
- a CDS encoding TetR/AcrR family transcriptional regulator → MYHPMKNMNNQEKNTYVRQHILSALLELMHTQDFASISIQALVDAAGVGRASFYRNFASKEDVLQQESVRLTNEWKTNFDHEHPDGTPGQDNLWLVSLLDFYKDHAEFYLALYHAGLSNIMLETILGYFDRSPEIPNGLAYLNSAIGYMLYGWVHEWMNRGMQESGTEIARMFAEAQKKQA
- a CDS encoding alpha/beta hydrolase; its protein translation is MKTLKWGLLYTAAFLAAFVGSALLKINSDPTHGKYNTRWDETIGKAYTDLPYGEGAANKFDLYVPADKSQDAYGLVVYLHAGGFTGGDKAGDAEMLKWLCSKGYVAAGINYTLFTEENPDASVYSQSEEIKAAMPSVVAAAEKLGYKLDRMAISGGSAGGCLALIYAYRDADTSPLPVKMVFEAVGPGSFHVEDWGIFGLDQSPEAAAGLFSVMSGQALTPEDITSGAYLDAVKPISADRWVTKDTVPSVLCYGAHDKMQPFAASKPLVAALEKNGVDYRYFVAKHSGHGLQNDNKVYMEYLDAVVEYLDKYMKD
- a CDS encoding alpha/beta hydrolase, whose product is MRRKAKIIVYTGIFVLVFLAAALARVYLLGSAPERLVKSLGQDLTGTVFRDQNYENENGNRYDLYIPAGLDRMQDQNLILYIHGGSFNSGSKADGETWCRYYAAQGYITASVDYTLQMHGKDASIYQMNKEIENAVRAIRQRTEELGYHIAGMAPFGVSAGGTLAMNLAYSGNSAIPVRFVFQVAAPTYFEPSEWPLLMKVDKLTSAHDFCRMMTGKELEDYTQEIRKISPAGIVKDDSVPSLIAYGRIDHCVPVNQKYYLMGAYILHNVPYDYIEFPKSNHGMYNDPDKLQEFLEKSLEYAERYFTD